A region from the Excalfactoria chinensis isolate bCotChi1 chromosome 11, bCotChi1.hap2, whole genome shotgun sequence genome encodes:
- the RGS9BP gene encoding regulator of G-protein signaling 9-binding protein, producing the protein MVKEECKALLDALSRVTACYRHMVLTIGGTSDSQNLREELKKTRQKAQELAVANRNKLTTVLRDKTVSKEDKAEFERLWVIFSTCLEILEIDMRRALELGHEFPLNVPKKHLIQTGMSGGTSGVAARAMSVQNMKYEAEHNIDVVDLKDLENEINQVGEMMYEMEMKVNVPQWTVEAKQDPGAELKSTISVGASSIGMISVEENKSFCDISKVLAGIVFSAVLIIAIVLAVCVVKLS; encoded by the coding sequence ATGGTGAAGGAGGAGTGCAAGGCGCTGCTGGACGCGCTCAGCAGGGTGACCGCCTGCTACCGGCACATGGTGCTGACCATCGGAGGCACCTCGGACTCGCAGAACCTGCGCGAGGAGTTGAAGAAGACCCGGCAGAAAGCCCAGGAGCTGGCGGTGGCCAACAGGAACAAGCTGACCACGGTGCTGAGGGACAAAACCGTGAGTAAGGAGGACAAAGCCGAGTTTGAGAGACTATGGGTGATTTTCTCCACGTGCCTAGAGATCCTGGAGATCGACATGAGGAGAGCCCTGGAGCTGGGGCACGAGTTCCCGCTGAACGTCCCCAAAAAACACCTGATCCAGACGGGCATGAGCGGGGGCACCTCCGGCGTGGCCGCCCGGGCCATGAGCGTCCAGAACATGAAGTACGAGGCTGAGCACAACATAGATGTGGTGGATCTGAAGGACCTAGAGAACGAAATCAACCAGGTAGGAGAAATGATGTACGAGATGGAAATGAAGGTCAATGTCCCCCAGTGGACAGTAGAGGCTAAGCAAGACCCTGGGGCTGAACTCAAATCCACCATCAGCGTGGGCGCTTCTTCCATTGGCATGATCTCTGtggaggaaaacaaatcctTCTGCGATATCAGCAAAGTTCTGGCTGGGATTGTTTTCTCCGCTGTTCTCATTATTGCTATTGTGCTGGCAGTGTGTGTGGTAAAACTCTCGTAG